A section of the Nitrospirota bacterium genome encodes:
- a CDS encoding SulP family inorganic anion transporter has product MSSEKPAAKVLDAGPVPLDYLPGLKQNAKTDVISGFILFLIALPLSLGIAIASGAPPIAGVITGFLGGILGSLLGGSFVTINGAAAGLIAIVYGAVQELGITPDGTVDVAAGFRYALAVGVVCGGFQILMGLAKMGKLTNMFPLNVVHGMLAGIGIIIMSKQIHSLLGVTFSGKMIPTIMAIPSSFANMVPSVALIGGLSLGIMIVWPYLGKIGKFMPAPMAVILITVPLAKMLDIGPQFLVKVPLDFMGSFQGPDWGMVGTGVFWKFVFTYTLVASLESLLTAAAMDQMDPWKRRSNMNRELLSKGAANTLSSFIGGLPMIAEVVRSSANIMNGARTRWSNFFHGLFLLLSVALIPGVLNMIPLAALAGMLVFIGFRLAHPKEFIHAAHIGKEEVIYMVITTIIVVTEDLLWGVIIGFAIAVVTNAVRGVRSLKAGATVEERDDTVALKLNGAHGFINFVSMRDQLDKLPPGKKLTIDYSGVSYMDHTVNERFHLFNGEYALTGGSVTTVGKEGLKPMSHSDVSALVRG; this is encoded by the coding sequence ATGTCATCGGAAAAGCCTGCAGCGAAAGTCCTGGATGCCGGTCCTGTTCCTCTAGACTATCTTCCGGGACTCAAACAAAACGCCAAAACCGACGTGATTTCCGGCTTTATTCTGTTCCTCATCGCCCTGCCCTTGAGTCTGGGCATTGCGATCGCCTCCGGTGCGCCACCCATCGCCGGTGTGATTACCGGCTTCCTCGGCGGCATACTGGGCTCTCTGTTGGGAGGCTCCTTCGTCACCATTAACGGCGCGGCAGCCGGCCTGATCGCCATTGTGTATGGCGCAGTGCAAGAGTTGGGCATCACGCCGGACGGCACGGTGGATGTCGCGGCAGGCTTCCGATACGCGTTGGCTGTCGGTGTGGTCTGCGGGGGTTTCCAGATTCTCATGGGATTGGCCAAGATGGGCAAGCTCACCAACATGTTTCCGTTGAATGTGGTGCACGGCATGTTGGCCGGGATCGGCATCATCATCATGTCCAAGCAGATACATTCTCTGCTGGGCGTGACCTTCTCCGGCAAGATGATTCCCACAATCATGGCGATCCCTTCCAGCTTCGCCAATATGGTACCAAGCGTGGCTCTGATCGGCGGGCTTAGTTTGGGAATCATGATCGTCTGGCCGTACCTTGGGAAAATCGGCAAGTTCATGCCGGCGCCGATGGCGGTCATCTTGATTACCGTGCCTTTGGCGAAAATGCTCGACATTGGCCCGCAATTTCTGGTCAAGGTGCCGCTTGACTTCATGGGATCCTTCCAGGGCCCTGACTGGGGCATGGTCGGCACCGGCGTGTTCTGGAAATTCGTCTTTACGTACACACTTGTTGCCAGCCTGGAGTCCCTGTTGACCGCCGCCGCCATGGACCAGATGGACCCGTGGAAGCGTCGCTCCAACATGAACAGGGAACTGCTCAGCAAGGGCGCAGCCAATACGCTGTCCTCGTTTATCGGCGGCCTGCCGATGATCGCGGAAGTGGTCCGTAGCTCGGCCAATATCATGAACGGCGCCCGTACCCGCTGGTCCAACTTCTTCCACGGGCTCTTCCTGCTCCTGTCCGTGGCGCTCATCCCTGGTGTCCTCAATATGATTCCGCTGGCGGCGCTGGCCGGAATGCTGGTGTTCATCGGCTTCCGCCTGGCGCATCCGAAAGAGTTCATTCATGCCGCGCATATCGGCAAGGAGGAAGTGATTTACATGGTCATTACGACCATTATTGTGGTGACGGAGGACCTGCTATGGGGCGTGATTATTGGGTTTGCGATTGCGGTCGTGACCAATGCGGTACGCGGCGTCCGCTCTCTGAAAGCCGGTGCGACAGTGGAAGAGAGGGACGACACCGTAGCCCTGAAGCTCAATGGCGCGCACGGCTTCATCAATTTCGTCTCGATGCGCGACCAACTGGATAAGCTCCCGCCTGGCAAGAAGCTGACGATCGACTACAGCGGTGTGAGCTACATGGACCACACGGTGAATGAGCGGTTTCACTTGTTTAATGGTGAATACGCCTTGACTGGTGGCAGCGTGACGACTGTTGGGAAAGAGGGCCTCAAGCCCATGTCGCACAGTGACGTGTCGGCGCTGGTGCGAGGCTAA
- a CDS encoding universal stress protein — MMRVVLGVGSARETLPAVNQIGLLYRLDEVVLVHGAKMDAMQEYGRLRDAAMESGRQHIEECRALLSTDIPSIRTLCDAQDPSSFILDTAATVKADLIAMGTRDLARLTEVFIGSISHRVLVHSPVPTLVVKGAARPISKVLLAVEGPEDASRLQAWLIAHPFKNPVSLTVLSVVSSPPVTSEHGMVEHDVAHEERTLKARQIVDGTAKALNGPRFTASADVRWGDPTEIICEVGKGYDLIVVSSHGRKGLSRFLLGSVSEDIVHRADRSVLVVR; from the coding sequence ATGATGCGTGTAGTACTTGGCGTGGGATCGGCGAGAGAAACCCTTCCCGCAGTAAACCAAATCGGGTTACTGTATCGGTTGGACGAAGTTGTTCTTGTACATGGGGCCAAGATGGATGCCATGCAAGAATATGGCAGACTCCGTGACGCCGCAATGGAGTCTGGTCGCCAGCACATCGAAGAATGCCGCGCTCTGCTATCGACTGACATTCCTTCTATCCGTACATTGTGCGACGCTCAGGATCCATCTTCCTTTATTCTCGACACTGCCGCCACGGTGAAAGCCGACCTTATCGCTATGGGTACCCGCGATTTGGCCAGGCTGACTGAGGTGTTTATCGGCAGTATCTCGCACCGTGTCCTCGTCCATTCACCGGTGCCGACTTTAGTCGTCAAAGGAGCAGCTCGTCCTATCTCCAAGGTCCTTCTGGCTGTAGAAGGTCCGGAGGACGCCTCCCGTTTGCAGGCGTGGCTGATCGCGCATCCCTTCAAGAACCCCGTGTCCCTCACGGTCCTCTCCGTGGTTTCTTCCCCTCCGGTCACCAGCGAGCATGGGATGGTCGAACACGATGTTGCGCACGAGGAACGTACTCTCAAGGCCAGGCAGATTGTCGATGGCACAGCCAAGGCCTTGAATGGTCCACGGTTCACGGCTTCTGCGGATGTCCGTTGGGGTGATCCCACTGAGATTATTTGCGAAGTCGGAAAGGGTTACGATCTCATTGTGGTCAGCTCGCATGGGCGGAAGGGCCTGAGTCGTTTCCTGCTGGGTAGCGTCTCAGAGGATATTGTGCATCGGGCCGACCGCTCCGTCCTCGTCGTGCGTTGA
- a CDS encoding DUF2294 domain-containing protein, translated as MENAIRNAIIKFEQEFMGRGPEEVKACIIRDLVVVRLKGVLTPAERQLAKTPDGVDMVKRMRQTLIAQGRDKLCEQVSDITGANILTLFTDIDVQIGEKVFVFTMDREILPSVR; from the coding sequence ATGGAAAACGCGATTCGCAATGCCATCATCAAGTTCGAGCAAGAATTCATGGGCCGTGGCCCCGAAGAGGTCAAAGCGTGTATCATTCGGGACCTCGTCGTCGTTCGGCTCAAGGGAGTGCTCACGCCGGCCGAACGCCAGTTGGCCAAAACGCCCGATGGCGTCGACATGGTCAAACGGATGAGGCAAACGCTCATCGCGCAGGGGCGCGATAAGCTCTGCGAGCAGGTGAGCGACATCACCGGAGCCAACATATTGACTCTCTTTACCGACATCGATGTGCAAATCGGCGAAAAGGTTTTCGTCTTCACAATGGATCGGGAAATCCTGCCGTCCGTCCGGTAA
- a CDS encoding YdiU family protein yields the protein MLHRPLEELTFDNTYSRLLQAFYAKLNPTPFSSAPYLVSFNPATAALINLNPEEAARPEFAAVFGGGMLAPGMEPLAMLYSGHQFGVYVPQLGDGRAILLGEVRNERGEKWDLHLKGAGLTPFSREGDGRAVLRSTIREYLCSEAMHGLGIPTTRALCIVGSDDKVHREQVETGAMLVRMAPSHVRFGTFEIFYYRKQHEHLRVLADYVIEQHYPHLNGVADPYARFFAEVVERTAQVIAQWQAVGWAHGVMNTDNMSILGLTLDYGPFGFIDDYDPGFICNHSDHNGRYAFNQQPYIGLWNLSCLAQALLPLASKEDLKASLDRYTPFCERRYMELMQEKFGLREEQEDDATLIQDLLSLMHQSHVDYTNFFRALGSFSSQDGLRNERLRDFFLDRAAFGGWAKRYATRLRREKSEDEERSSHMNLVNPKYVLRNYLAQQAIEKAQRKDFSEIDRLLTLLQNPYSDQPGMDAYAAPPPNWGKHLSVSCSS from the coding sequence ATGCTCCATCGCCCTCTTGAGGAACTGACCTTCGACAATACGTATTCCAGGCTTCTTCAGGCATTTTATGCCAAACTGAATCCAACGCCTTTCTCCAGCGCTCCGTACCTAGTGAGTTTCAATCCCGCCACCGCAGCACTGATCAATCTCAACCCCGAAGAGGCCGCCAGGCCTGAATTTGCCGCGGTGTTCGGGGGGGGCATGCTCGCTCCGGGGATGGAGCCGTTGGCGATGCTCTATTCCGGCCATCAATTCGGGGTCTACGTCCCGCAGCTTGGAGACGGGCGCGCAATCCTTCTTGGAGAGGTGCGGAATGAACGAGGCGAGAAGTGGGATCTGCATCTGAAAGGAGCGGGGCTAACACCGTTCTCACGCGAGGGAGACGGCCGTGCGGTCCTGCGTTCAACCATCAGGGAGTATCTTTGCAGTGAAGCGATGCACGGCCTCGGCATTCCGACGACTCGGGCGCTCTGTATAGTCGGCAGTGACGATAAAGTTCATCGCGAACAGGTCGAAACCGGCGCGATGTTGGTTCGCATGGCGCCGTCGCATGTCCGCTTCGGCACGTTCGAGATCTTTTACTACCGCAAGCAGCATGAGCATCTGAGGGTCCTGGCCGACTATGTCATCGAACAGCACTACCCTCACTTGAATGGTGTTGCGGACCCGTATGCCCGCTTCTTCGCCGAAGTTGTCGAGCGGACCGCGCAGGTGATTGCCCAATGGCAAGCGGTCGGCTGGGCGCACGGCGTGATGAATACCGACAACATGTCGATCCTCGGCCTCACGCTGGACTATGGGCCGTTCGGATTCATCGACGACTACGACCCAGGTTTCATCTGCAACCACTCCGATCACAATGGCCGCTACGCCTTCAATCAACAACCCTACATCGGTCTCTGGAATCTCAGCTGTCTGGCGCAGGCGCTGCTACCGCTTGCATCGAAAGAGGATCTGAAAGCGTCACTGGATCGCTACACGCCATTCTGCGAGCGTCGCTACATGGAGTTGATGCAGGAGAAGTTCGGCTTGCGGGAGGAGCAAGAGGACGATGCCACACTGATTCAAGATCTCTTGTCCCTTATGCACCAGAGCCACGTCGATTACACAAACTTCTTCCGCGCCCTGGGATCGTTCTCATCCCAGGATGGATTGCGCAATGAGCGGCTTCGTGACTTCTTTCTTGATCGTGCGGCCTTTGGTGGATGGGCTAAGCGATATGCGACGCGGTTGCGGAGGGAGAAGAGTGAAGACGAGGAGCGATCCTCGCACATGAACTTGGTCAATCCCAAGTATGTCTTAAGGAACTATCTGGCCCAGCAGGCCATCGAGAAGGCGCAGCGAAAGGACTTCTCCGAGATCGACAGACTCTTGACCCTGCTGCAAAATCCCTACAGCGACCAGCCGGGCATGGACGCTTATGCAGCCCCTCCGCCTAACTGGGGCAAGCATTTGTCGGTCAGTTGCTCATCCTGA